The Methanofastidiosum sp. nucleotide sequence ATACCATAAATGATCTGCAGATATTTCCTGTCCTTCATAAAATCGGGAGGATGCCATCGGTATCATTCCGAATAGGTTGGCCCCAAATAAGACAAGTTCATTGCATACCAGATCATAAGTATTCAATAATTCCTTGCAAATCTTAATTCTCTGCCAATCAAAATAATCATCAGAATCAGCAAAAACCACATAATCATAGTCTTCTGCTGCCAGCCACCTTATCGCTTGTTTTCGAATACCCACAAAAGAGCCTTCAAAATACAAAACCCTGCTACGAATGCTGAAATGGCTCAAACAATCCTGCAATTGGTAAAATCCATCATCTACAAGGACAAGATCAAAATCATTATCTGTCTGACTCTGCAAGGAAATTAAAAAATCATGGATATAAGGTTCAACTCCTTGGTACACAACAGTTAACACAGCTGTTTTCATAAACCACCTCATCAGTTTCCATCGTCGACCCGTTTTAATAGTAATACTTTGGTCAGATAGAGGTTCTTTCCTTGGCCGGCACTCCCATTACGATGGCATCACTCCGAACAGACTCTACAACTACTGCCCCTGCTCCTATTTGAACGTTTTGACCAATGACTAATTTATCATACAAAGATTTACCCGGCAGAATCGAAGCATTCGTCCCAATAAAAGTATTGGCCCCGATAGACACATTGCCGGAAACATTTACTCCAGGAGACAGGTTCACATAATTACCTATGATGCAATCATGGCCAATTGTTGAATTCAGATTAAATATATTAAAATTACCAATTTCTATATTACACGTAAATCTAACACCTGCTGCGACAATATTGCCAACGCTTTTATTGATTCGCATCCATTGCTTGACTCCAAATGTCGCAGAAGGATGAATAACATTGACATAATCCAAGTCCGGATACTTTTGTGCAATTTGTCTCCGGATATGATTGGCTCCTATGCCAATTATAAAGCTATAATTTTCAGATCTTAATTGTTCCAGGTTTTTCTCGGCAAGCACTTTATAATCGTGATAAACGTCAGACTGGGTATTGCCATTAATTAAAATAATATTATCATAACCCATGGCCTCGCAGATATCCGCTACTTCCCGAGCAAATCCTGATGCACCCAATATCCCAATACTCTTCATCTTACCCTCATCACTTCCAAATAAATTATCTTTCAACCCATTTATTAAATATTCTTGAGAGCATTTACCACTTTATCTATTTGCTCCACAGAAAGATTAGTGCTGCAAGGAATATTTACGATCCTATTATAGTATCCGGGAGCGGTTTCGATCTTGTAAGTTTGATTATGCAAGTACGGCCTTTGCTCATGAACAAGTTTCCAAATGGGACGAGTTTGTATACTCTCATTGGCCAGGCTTTGCATGATGTTTTCCTTTGAATATCGGTTAATATCCTCAATATATAAAGAATAAAACCAATAGTTCGGTCTTATTTCCTTACAAAAATTTAATAGTCGGAAACCTTTCATTTCATTTTCTATGGCCTTTTTATATATGTTATAGTTTTTTTTCTTTATTAACAAGAAATCTTCAAGTTGTTGCAACTGAGCAACACCTACGGCAGCTTGAAGATTCGTCATGCGGTAATTATAGCCGACTTCGTTATGAATAAATTGAATGGCATCATCCTTGGCCTGGGTAGAAAGATACTTGGCTTTATGTATTGTATGTTCATCCGTTGAAATCATCATTCCCCCACCACCGGTAGTAATGATTTTATTGCCGTTAAACGAATACACACCTATATCACCAATTGTCCCTGCATATTTGCCTTTATATCTGCCATCTGTATAGTAACTTCCCAGTGCCTCGGTCGCATCCTCAATCACTTTAAGATTATATTTTCCTGCAATATCCATAAGTGTGGACATATCGGCCATATTGCCAAAAATGTGCGCCACTATAACAGCCTTTATAGGTCTGCCGGTGGATTTGTTGATCAGCTTATTGTCAATAAAATCGCACTCATGCTGGCAAAATGCTTTCAGTTTCAATATATCCATGCATAAAGTGTCATCACAATCCATAAAAATGGGGTGTGCATGCTGATATTTTACTGGATTTACCGCAGCAATGAATGTCAAGGTAGGAACGATGACTTCATCATCTGCTTCGATTCCCGACAGAACTAAAGCCAGATGTAATCCTGCTGTACCGCTTTGACAGGCAACCGCCGTTTTAACATTCAGATAGTCAGCAAATTCTTTTTCAAATCTGTCAATATAGGCTCCACCGGTGGAAACCCATTCTTTTTCAACTGCATCTATAATATATTTCAGTTCATTTCCTTTAAGATTCGGAACTGAAAGTGGTATGAATTCACCCAAGAAAACACCTCCTCAATTATATGTTATAGATGTTGGCTTTGTATCGAGTGAGATTCTGTTTAAAAAATGCAATGGTTTCAGCCAAGCCTTCTTTTAGGCTATATCGAGGTTCCCAATTGGTAAGCCTCTTAATTTTTTCATTGGAACCCAGAAGCCGATTAACCTCGCTTTTTTTCGGTCGTAAACGTTGTTCATCACAAATTATTCTGGCATCAGGGTTAATTTGATTTATTAACTCCTGTGCTAGTTGCCCAATTGAGATCTCGTGCTGTGTCGCTATATTAATCTCATGTCCTATAGTTTTATCAGAATTAGCTATATCAACAAAACCCTGGACGGTATCTTTTACGTAATTAAAATCTCTGGTTGGAGTAAGTAAACCCAACTTTATTTCTTCCATGCCTGATAATAGTTGGGTTATAATTGTTGGAATTACTGCTCGCGCTGATTGGCGGGGGCCATACGTGTTAAATGGTCTTACTATAGTAATAGGCATTTCAAAGCTGCGATAAAAACTCTCTGCTAATCTATCAGCACCTATTTTTGTTGCAGAATATGGAGATTGTCCTTGAAATGGATGATTCTCATCAATAGGCACATACTGTGCAGTACCATATACTTCTGATGTTGAGGTAACCAAAACCCTTTTAGTTCCCAAATCCTTGGCTGCCTGCAGAATATTTAGCATACCCTTAATGTTGGTATCAACATAGGAATCTGGTGAATGATAACTAAATGGAATTGCGATTAAAGCTGCAAGGTGAAAAACCTCATCCACATTTTTCATTGTTTCACGGACGCCATTAGGGTCGCGAATATCCCCCGTAAAAACTTCGATTTCATCCAATAAATGTTTAGGTAATGTATCAAGCCATCCCCAACTATTAAATGAATTATAAAAAACAAAAGCTTTTACCTGCTTGCCTTGATGTACCATTTCTTCTGCAAGGTGACTTCCTATGAAGCCATCCGCTCCAGTGACTAATGTTTTCATTTTGTCCTCCTGTTTATGTTATAAGCAGATTATTCAACAATTAAGTTCTTCTCCTCGGTAGCATCGATCATAAACATTGCAAACAATTTGGCCAAAAAATAAGTTGTACTTTTCCCTGTATTTTTTAAAAGTCATCTTATAAAT carries:
- a CDS encoding NAD-dependent 4,6-dehydratase LegB: MKTLVTGADGFIGSHLAEEMVHQGKQVKAFVFYNSFNSWGWLDTLPKHLLDEIEVFTGDIRDPNGVRETMKNVDEVFHLAALIAIPFSYHSPDSYVDTNIKGMLNILQAAKDLGTKRVLVTSTSEVYGTAQYVPIDENHPFQGQSPYSATKIGADRLAESFYRSFEMPITIVRPFNTYGPRQSARAVIPTIITQLLSGMEEIKLGLLTPTRDFNYVKDTVQGFVDIANSDKTIGHEINIATQHEISIGQLAQELINQINPDARIICDEQRLRPKKSEVNRLLGSNEKIKRLTNWEPRYSLKEGLAETIAFFKQNLTRYKANIYNI
- a CDS encoding LegC family aminotransferase — encoded protein: MGEFIPLSVPNLKGNELKYIIDAVEKEWVSTGGAYIDRFEKEFADYLNVKTAVACQSGTAGLHLALVLSGIEADDEVIVPTLTFIAAVNPVKYQHAHPIFMDCDDTLCMDILKLKAFCQHECDFIDNKLINKSTGRPIKAVIVAHIFGNMADMSTLMDIAGKYNLKVIEDATEALGSYYTDGRYKGKYAGTIGDIGVYSFNGNKIITTGGGGMMISTDEHTIHKAKYLSTQAKDDAIQFIHNEVGYNYRMTNLQAAVGVAQLQQLEDFLLIKKKNYNIYKKAIENEMKGFRLLNFCKEIRPNYWFYSLYIEDINRYSKENIMQSLANESIQTRPIWKLVHEQRPYLHNQTYKIETAPGYYNRIVNIPCSTNLSVEQIDKVVNALKNI
- a CDS encoding glycosyltransferase; its protein translation is MKTAVLTVVYQGVEPYIHDFLISLQSQTDNDFDLVLVDDGFYQLQDCLSHFSIRSRVLYFEGSFVGIRKQAIRWLAAEDYDYVVFADSDDYFDWQRIKICKELLNTYDLVCNELVLFGANLFGMIPMASSRFYEGQEISADHLWYGNIMGMSNTGARLAHIIPYIDMIPDDIVALDWMLYSLALLHLNTCVFTKRTKTYYRQHTNNIAAPQNYSEEQIIRGVRIKCYHYQILARYKEDYYDYAKQYQRLLTDLDNVGFREKYCRAVRTFAPSYPLWWEAIKLAEELDL
- a CDS encoding acetyltransferase, whose product is MKSIGILGASGFAREVADICEAMGYDNIILINGNTQSDVYHDYKVLAEKNLEQLRSENYSFIIGIGANHIRRQIAQKYPDLDYVNVIHPSATFGVKQWMRINKSVGNIVAAGVRFTCNIEIGNFNIFNLNSTIGHDCIIGNYVNLSPGVNVSGNVSIGANTFIGTNASILPGKSLYDKLVIGQNVQIGAGAVVVESVRSDAIVMGVPAKERTSI